In Alkaliphilus flagellatus, one DNA window encodes the following:
- a CDS encoding amidohydrolase: protein MSGKLLKNALTININDGKVYKKDILVINGKIKRVEKDILLDEDDIEIIDVKENYVLPGMIDCHTHLGIIEEATGKIGIDNNEISEPVTPQLRGIDAINPMDIAFWDAVKSGVTSVMSGPGSNNAVGGLSAAIKTHGTIIDRMILRNPVGLKIALGENPISTYGIDKKSPVTRMGTAYLIRDLFMRAQDYMDLKERNKIIQRDIKLEAIIPVLTGQISLRAHAHRADDIVTAIRIAEEFGINKLVIEHGTEANIIKDYLKEKKVAVALGPMLTPRIKMELKKRNYYSAIELVEAGIKVALITDHPYNSIDQLRTITILAMAEGLSVQDALKCITIHPAEILECDNKIGKIEKGYDADLAIYSGHPFNINTRVNMTMINGDIVFKA from the coding sequence ATGAGCGGAAAACTACTAAAAAATGCACTTACTATCAATATAAATGATGGTAAAGTTTATAAAAAAGATATTTTGGTGATAAATGGAAAAATTAAGAGGGTTGAGAAGGATATTCTGTTGGATGAGGATGATATAGAAATAATTGATGTAAAAGAGAATTATGTTTTACCCGGAATGATTGATTGTCATACGCATCTAGGGATTATAGAAGAAGCTACCGGAAAAATTGGTATTGATAACAATGAAATTTCTGAGCCAGTAACACCCCAACTGAGGGGAATAGATGCTATTAATCCTATGGATATAGCCTTCTGGGATGCAGTGAAATCTGGAGTAACTAGTGTCATGAGTGGCCCTGGTAGTAATAATGCTGTAGGTGGATTAAGTGCAGCTATCAAAACCCACGGAACAATTATTGATAGAATGATTCTTAGAAATCCTGTAGGTCTTAAAATCGCTTTAGGAGAAAATCCAATTAGTACCTATGGTATAGATAAAAAAAGCCCTGTGACAAGAATGGGCACCGCTTACCTTATTCGTGACTTATTTATGAGAGCACAAGATTATATGGATCTAAAAGAAAGAAATAAAATAATTCAAAGAGACATTAAGTTAGAGGCTATTATTCCCGTATTAACGGGACAAATATCACTCCGGGCCCATGCTCATAGAGCTGATGATATTGTAACAGCTATAAGAATAGCGGAGGAATTTGGAATTAATAAATTAGTTATTGAGCACGGAACAGAAGCAAATATTATAAAGGATTATCTCAAAGAGAAAAAAGTAGCTGTTGCTTTGGGGCCTATGTTGACGCCTCGAATAAAAATGGAACTCAAAAAACGGAATTATTACTCAGCTATAGAATTAGTAGAAGCAGGGATTAAGGTTGCACTTATAACAGATCATCCCTATAATTCTATTGACCAGCTAAGAACCATAACAATTCTTGCTATGGCTGAGGGATTAAGTGTTCAAGACGCTCTAAAGTGTATTACTATACATCCAGCAGAAATATTGGAATGTGACAATAAAATAGGAAAGATTGAAAAAGGATATGATGCAGATCTTGCAATCTATTCAGGCCATCCATTTAATATAAACACCAGAGTAAATATGACAATGATAAATGGTGATATTGTATTTAAGGCATAA
- a CDS encoding GerAB/ArcD/ProY family transporter, which translates to MDKFTSRHYAFLILATGIVSIKTYPGILIKDGGRESWIGIIIASMLMLGFYMYIVGICKKYNCYSFCKIYERALGEKLSKVFIGLFMITLFITLVESASAEANSMHTNMLLDTPEWYLLLFFIVPIIYTIRKDIVAVITITMIGIVLIMLAGINLSILTARYKSFERLFPIFSYGLHKGFFISIIKMLGLYGCISITLPYLAKIGDTKKITKHTVIGLLIVAQMQIVAIAGVIMTFGVDYVKPMPYPKLIQTQQVSYMRFLEFGELYVMLQIVGGWILKYVISFYAILLLSKEFNLKRKHLIYMTYIISVLVYIAAYFISNNLFVLFSFFNIYSYICFINFVIIPFIVFTVFAVKMSKEKFEANV; encoded by the coding sequence ATGGATAAATTTACATCAAGGCATTATGCTTTTTTAATTTTAGCTACAGGAATCGTTTCTATTAAAACATATCCGGGAATTCTTATTAAAGACGGAGGAAGAGAAAGTTGGATAGGAATTATTATTGCATCAATGTTAATGCTAGGTTTTTATATGTATATTGTTGGAATATGTAAAAAATATAACTGCTATAGCTTTTGCAAAATATATGAAAGAGCCCTGGGAGAAAAATTAAGTAAGGTTTTTATAGGGTTATTTATGATAACACTGTTTATAACACTAGTTGAAAGTGCTTCTGCAGAGGCAAATTCTATGCATACAAATATGTTATTAGACACCCCCGAGTGGTATTTGTTATTATTTTTTATAGTTCCAATTATATATACTATTAGGAAGGATATTGTAGCAGTTATTACTATTACTATGATAGGAATAGTGCTTATAATGCTTGCAGGAATTAATCTTTCCATACTTACTGCAAGGTATAAAAGCTTCGAACGACTTTTTCCTATTTTTAGCTATGGGCTGCATAAAGGTTTTTTTATATCTATAATAAAAATGCTAGGGTTATATGGATGCATATCTATAACATTACCCTACCTTGCAAAAATAGGAGATACTAAAAAAATAACTAAACATACTGTAATTGGTTTACTAATTGTAGCACAAATGCAAATAGTGGCAATAGCTGGAGTTATAATGACATTTGGCGTTGACTATGTTAAGCCAATGCCCTATCCAAAGCTTATACAAACTCAACAGGTAAGTTATATGAGGTTTTTAGAGTTTGGGGAGCTTTATGTAATGCTTCAAATTGTAGGTGGGTGGATTTTAAAGTATGTAATCTCATTTTATGCAATATTACTTTTAAGTAAGGAGTTTAATTTAAAGAGGAAGCATCTTATATATATGACTTATATAATAAGTGTACTTGTATATATCGCAGCTTACTTTATTTCTAATAATCTATTTGTACTTTTTTCATTTTTTAATATATATTCATACATTTGCTTTATAAACTTTGTTATAATTCCATTTATAGTTTTTACTGTATTTGCTGTAAAAATGAGTAAGGAAAAGTTCGAGGCTAATGTATAA